The following proteins come from a genomic window of Pocillopora verrucosa isolate sample1 chromosome 6, ASM3666991v2, whole genome shotgun sequence:
- the LOC131794850 gene encoding early endosome antigen 1 isoform X1: MEYSPQSTASSIPFDSTTTLTMSMADELKSQHRQLFNPVTPDVSPPAQTSNGGFPIRGKETGSVLEVSNMTNADIQEMEQVREHLQLMLQNCKGFTDQSDYEQTPRTTTDCETQENEGDKESTISVETTSLLQRLLPNSSPLSEIQVHFQTPEQGALSHDQHTRQMVSFASDRRLNAIPTSKVTNEKTLLSENSLLRDQVEKERFRRKHCEQQIQELHRKLLEAQQQLAVAVSAERKKDAMIEQLDKTLAKVVDGWKKHESEKVAIINQLKIEQETAEQSQQRQQEMLLQFEKELAQAVEALTKEQEKAAQAEREKQSQLKQQKEERNKLLECLSNEKEAVSQMEQEKIQLRKEKEEAEEKYVQTDEALKEHKRILEELQSKFSSLEAEHNDSMAMEKEKLRKEIQNTKDSQVVLASVQKEVQHLEMELDASNREKESLKMELRLMEAKHEANRTKEETERQAELEREMTQRLEEIHDQMSKTESELRESHRKQLLEMSKKHKEELEQQLGKFHEELKKKEIKVKSTTDEYEERISTFQEKMASLSNSRLYLEKERQMLSVRLQQMMQSHCEEAIKLLNSSRTSLSPLSGTQQLVHNQSSFAKNVKESNSDWEKDTGYQPGKGPITAALFQSSQVHQHQQKIPDEISANYVTPKLAHNISHESSQTDSGMYSKSYLSNNGDMVRHGMLSHDQSANPDFFPLHTVNDDRTVIEGQSVINGDAYEDREETLLEQELDTDNTLLSVFHQDNHLPRNVSPAAVTEDTITEKLQQQESRQAELNHYVKMLLQRSPADQPYKQEKDHLPNGLRLIPSSSDVQDRYSNSSSEVISPIHSDGQFEQRHLMSSYHHSSKDSSSHSYQEVKHKAHPPQAAFTKTTVTPGTRSIPSQAREDVGITSQVPFHAPHTRIGQVAPHTPPRRERDSDDHPPLPGALTPHQVGQLSRMLGLFSEPGQPQITAEQLFAYLRRVQNNNPLGNSLTTSAASSPVSTKAHSTHEHHVPGHSVGNSPSQALPKQHMIANKARRSLDTNSHKRQGPSVSGLPINPPGSQVTKSAEQPGLTRTHKQPVRQVSSLVGPSLRNPAGVQDGTKSAAKVGLQSREPKAKSAATKQTKISAWR, encoded by the exons ATGGAATACAGTCCTCAGTCCACAGCATCGTCTATTCCATTTGACTCCACCACAACACTCACCATGTCAATGGCAGATGAGCTTAAATCTCAACACAGGCAACTATTTAATCCTGTCACACCTGACGTTTCACCACCCGCACAGACTAGTAATGGGGGATTCCCTATAAGGGGTAAAGAAACAGGG TCAGTGTTAGAGGTAAGCAATATGACAAATGCAGATATTCAGGAAATGGAGCAAGTGAGAGAACACCTGCAACTGATGCTGCAGAACTGTAAAGGATTCACAGATCAAAGTGATTATGAACAAACTCCAAGAACAACTACAG actgtgaaacacaagaaaatgaagggGACAAAGAGTCTACTATAAGTGTGGAAACAACATCCTTGTTGCAGAGACTTCTTCCAAATTCTTCCCCTCTCTCTGAAATTCAG GTTCATTTTCAAACTCCTGAGCAAGGCGCATTATCTCATGATCAACATACCAGGCAGATGGTGTCATTTGCCAGTGACAGAAGGTTAAATGCAATTCCTACCAGTAAAGTCACCAATGAGAAAACACTTCTGTCTGAAAATTCCCTGCTTAGAGATCAGGTGGAGAAAGAGAGGTTTAGGAGAAAG CACTGTGAACAACAAATACAGGAACTTCATAGGAAG CTACTGGAAGCTCAGCAGCAGCTGGCTGTTGCAGTGTCcgctgagagaaaaaaagatgctATGATTGAACAACTTGACAAG ACTTTAGCTAAAGTTGTGGATGGCTGGAAAAAACATGAAAGTGAGAAGGTAGCCATTATCAACCAACTGAAAATAGAACAGGAAACTGCAGAGCAGTCTCAGCAAAGACAACAGgag ATGTTGCTCCAGTTTGAGAAAGAGCTGGCACAAGCTGTGGAGGCTTTGACTAAAGAACAGGAAAAAGCAGCTCAggctgaaagagaaaaacaatcacAG CTCAAGCAACAAAAGGAGGAAAGAAACAAGTTACTAGAATGCctgtcaaatgaaaaagaagctGTGTCACAAATGGAACAGGAGAAAATTCAactcagaaaagaaaaagaagaagctgAAGAGAAATATGTTCAGACAGATGAGGCTTTGAAGGAG caCAAAAGAATCCTTGAAGAACTTCAATCAAAATTCAGCAGCCTGGAAGCAGAACATAATGATTCAATGGCCATGGAGAAG GAAAAGCTACGCAAGGAAATACAGAATACCAAG GATAGTCAAGTTGTCCTCGCCTCAGTTCAGAAAGAAGTACAGCATCTTGAGATGGAGCTTGATGCAAGTAACAGAGAAAAG gAGAGTTTGAAGATGGAGTTACGTTTGATGGAAGCCAAACATGAAGCAAATAGAACCAAAGAAGAGACTGAAAGGCAAGCTGAACTGGAAAGAGAG ATGACTCAGCGGCTGGAAGAGATTCATGATCAAATGTCAAAAACAGAATCAGAATTAAGGGAATCACACAGAAAACAG CTTCTGGAGATGAGCAAGAAACACAAAGAAGAACTTGAACAGCAGTTGGGAAAATTTCATGAG gagttgaaaaaaaaggaaatcaaggTGAAGTCTACTACTGATGAATATGAAGAAAg AATCAGTACTTTCCAAGAAAAGATGGCTTCTCTCTCAAACTCAAGGCTTTACTTGGAGAAAGAAAG ACAGATGCTGTCTGTGCGTCTACAGCAGATGATGCAGTCTCACTGTGAGGAAGCCATCAAGCTGTTGAATTCCAGTAGAACTTCATTGTCCCCTCTGTCTGGAACACAACAG ctTGTACACAATCAAAGCTCCTTTGCGAAGAATGTCAAGGAGTCAAACTCTGACTGGGAAAAAGACACAGGCTACCAGCCTGGTAAAGGACCAATCACAGCAGCTCTGTTTCAATCTTCACAAGTACATCAACACCAGCAGAAGATACCTGATGAAATCTCAGCAAATTATGTAACACCTAAATTAGCACATAATATCAGCCATGAAAGTTCTCAGACTGATAGTGGCATGTACTCAAAGAGTTATCTTAGCAACAATGGAGACATGGTTAGGCATGGGATGCTATCACATGACCAGTCTGCAAATCCAGACTTTTTTCCTCTTCACACTGTCAATGATGACAGGACTGTTATTGAGGGACAG TCTGTGATCAATGGAGATGCTTATGAAGACAGAGAAGAAACACTTCTCGAACAAGAACTAGATACAGACAACACATTACTATCAGTATTTCATCAAGACAACCATCTTCCTAG GAATGTCTCCCCTGCAGCTGTGACTGAGGATACCATAACAGAGAAACTTCAGCAGCAAGAATCACGCCAGGCAGAATTAAACCACTATGTGAAAATG CTTCTGCAAAGATCACCTGCAGATCAACCCTATAAG CAGGAAAAAGATCACCTCCCTAATGGACTTAGGCTGATCCCTTCATCCAGTGATGTGCAAG ACAGATACTCTAACTCTTCCTCAGAAGTAATTTCTCCCATTCATTCAGATGGTCAGTTTGAGCAACGACATCTGATGTCCTCATACCACCATTCATCCAAAGACTCAAGTTCACATTCCTATCAG GAAGTTAAACATAAAGCACACCCACCACAAGCTGCCTTCACAAAAACCACAGTCACACCAGGTACACGTAGCATTCCAAGCCAAGCCAGAGAAGATGTTGGTATTACAAGTCAG GTACCATTCCATGCACCACACACTCGAATAGGTCAAGTTGCACCTCACACACCACCCCGGAGAGAACGAGACAGTGATGACCATCCTCCTCTCCCAGGAGCATTAACTCCTCACCAAGTTGGTCAGCTGTCTAGAATGCTTGGACTATTTTCAGAACCTGGTCAGCCACAGATTACAGCTGAACAACTCTTTGCTTACCTCAGAAGAGTGCAGAACAA CAACCCACTGGGTAACAGCCTCACAACATCAGCAGCATCAAGCCCAGTCAGTACCAAGGCCCACAGCACACATGAGCACCATGTACCGGGACATAGTGTAGGGAATTCTCCTTCCCAGGCTCTGCCAAAACAACACATGATAGCCAACAAGGCTAGAAGAAGTCTGGACACTAACTCTCACAAGAGACAG
- the LOC131794850 gene encoding myosin-9 isoform X3, which yields MEYSPQSTASSIPFDSTTTLTMSMADELKSQHRQLFNPVTPDVSPPAQTSNGGFPIRGKETGSVLEVSNMTNADIQEMEQVREHLQLMLQNCKGFTDQSDYEQTPRTTTDCETQENEGDKESTISVETTSLLQRLLPNSSPLSEIQVHFQTPEQGALSHDQHTRQMVSFASDRRLNAIPTSKVTNEKTLLSENSLLRDQVEKERFRRKHCEQQIQELHRKLLEAQQQLAVAVSAERKKDAMIEQLDKTLAKVVDGWKKHESEKVAIINQLKIEQETAEQSQQRQQEMLLQFEKELAQAVEALTKEQEKAAQAEREKQSQLKQQKEERNKLLECLSNEKEAVSQMEQEKIQLRKEKEEAEEKYVQTDEALKEHKRILEELQSKFSSLEAEHNDSMAMEKEKLRKEIQNTKDSQVVLASVQKEVQHLEMELDASNREKESLKMELRLMEAKHEANRTKEETERQAELEREMTQRLEEIHDQMSKTESELRESHRKQLLEMSKKHKEELEQQLGKFHEELKKKEIKVKSTTDEYEERISTFQEKMASLSNSRLYLEKERQMLSVRLQQMMQSHCEEAIKLLNSSRTSLSPLSGTQQLVHNQSSFAKNVKESNSDWEKDTGYQPGKGPITAALFQSSQVHQHQQKIPDEISANYVTPKLAHNISHESSQTDSGMYSKSYLSNNGDMVRHGMLSHDQSANPDFFPLHTVNDDRTVIEGQSVINGDAYEDREETLLEQELDTDNTLLSVFHQDNHLPRNVSPAAVTEDTITEKLQQQESRQAELNHYVKMLLQRSPADQPYKQEKDHLPNGLRLIPSSSDVQDGQFEQRHLMSSYHHSSKDSSSHSYQEVKHKAHPPQAAFTKTTVTPGTRSIPSQAREDVGITSQVPFHAPHTRIGQVAPHTPPRRERDSDDHPPLPGALTPHQVGQLSRMLGLFSEPGQPQITAEQLFAYLRRVQNNNPLGNSLTTSAASSPVSTKAHSTHEHHVPGHSVGNSPSQALPKQHMIANKARRSLDTNSHKRQGPSVSGLPINPPGSQVTKSAEQPGLTRTHKQPVRQVSSLVGPSLRNPAGVQDGTKSAAKVGLQSREPKAKSAATKQTKISAWR from the exons ATGGAATACAGTCCTCAGTCCACAGCATCGTCTATTCCATTTGACTCCACCACAACACTCACCATGTCAATGGCAGATGAGCTTAAATCTCAACACAGGCAACTATTTAATCCTGTCACACCTGACGTTTCACCACCCGCACAGACTAGTAATGGGGGATTCCCTATAAGGGGTAAAGAAACAGGG TCAGTGTTAGAGGTAAGCAATATGACAAATGCAGATATTCAGGAAATGGAGCAAGTGAGAGAACACCTGCAACTGATGCTGCAGAACTGTAAAGGATTCACAGATCAAAGTGATTATGAACAAACTCCAAGAACAACTACAG actgtgaaacacaagaaaatgaagggGACAAAGAGTCTACTATAAGTGTGGAAACAACATCCTTGTTGCAGAGACTTCTTCCAAATTCTTCCCCTCTCTCTGAAATTCAG GTTCATTTTCAAACTCCTGAGCAAGGCGCATTATCTCATGATCAACATACCAGGCAGATGGTGTCATTTGCCAGTGACAGAAGGTTAAATGCAATTCCTACCAGTAAAGTCACCAATGAGAAAACACTTCTGTCTGAAAATTCCCTGCTTAGAGATCAGGTGGAGAAAGAGAGGTTTAGGAGAAAG CACTGTGAACAACAAATACAGGAACTTCATAGGAAG CTACTGGAAGCTCAGCAGCAGCTGGCTGTTGCAGTGTCcgctgagagaaaaaaagatgctATGATTGAACAACTTGACAAG ACTTTAGCTAAAGTTGTGGATGGCTGGAAAAAACATGAAAGTGAGAAGGTAGCCATTATCAACCAACTGAAAATAGAACAGGAAACTGCAGAGCAGTCTCAGCAAAGACAACAGgag ATGTTGCTCCAGTTTGAGAAAGAGCTGGCACAAGCTGTGGAGGCTTTGACTAAAGAACAGGAAAAAGCAGCTCAggctgaaagagaaaaacaatcacAG CTCAAGCAACAAAAGGAGGAAAGAAACAAGTTACTAGAATGCctgtcaaatgaaaaagaagctGTGTCACAAATGGAACAGGAGAAAATTCAactcagaaaagaaaaagaagaagctgAAGAGAAATATGTTCAGACAGATGAGGCTTTGAAGGAG caCAAAAGAATCCTTGAAGAACTTCAATCAAAATTCAGCAGCCTGGAAGCAGAACATAATGATTCAATGGCCATGGAGAAG GAAAAGCTACGCAAGGAAATACAGAATACCAAG GATAGTCAAGTTGTCCTCGCCTCAGTTCAGAAAGAAGTACAGCATCTTGAGATGGAGCTTGATGCAAGTAACAGAGAAAAG gAGAGTTTGAAGATGGAGTTACGTTTGATGGAAGCCAAACATGAAGCAAATAGAACCAAAGAAGAGACTGAAAGGCAAGCTGAACTGGAAAGAGAG ATGACTCAGCGGCTGGAAGAGATTCATGATCAAATGTCAAAAACAGAATCAGAATTAAGGGAATCACACAGAAAACAG CTTCTGGAGATGAGCAAGAAACACAAAGAAGAACTTGAACAGCAGTTGGGAAAATTTCATGAG gagttgaaaaaaaaggaaatcaaggTGAAGTCTACTACTGATGAATATGAAGAAAg AATCAGTACTTTCCAAGAAAAGATGGCTTCTCTCTCAAACTCAAGGCTTTACTTGGAGAAAGAAAG ACAGATGCTGTCTGTGCGTCTACAGCAGATGATGCAGTCTCACTGTGAGGAAGCCATCAAGCTGTTGAATTCCAGTAGAACTTCATTGTCCCCTCTGTCTGGAACACAACAG ctTGTACACAATCAAAGCTCCTTTGCGAAGAATGTCAAGGAGTCAAACTCTGACTGGGAAAAAGACACAGGCTACCAGCCTGGTAAAGGACCAATCACAGCAGCTCTGTTTCAATCTTCACAAGTACATCAACACCAGCAGAAGATACCTGATGAAATCTCAGCAAATTATGTAACACCTAAATTAGCACATAATATCAGCCATGAAAGTTCTCAGACTGATAGTGGCATGTACTCAAAGAGTTATCTTAGCAACAATGGAGACATGGTTAGGCATGGGATGCTATCACATGACCAGTCTGCAAATCCAGACTTTTTTCCTCTTCACACTGTCAATGATGACAGGACTGTTATTGAGGGACAG TCTGTGATCAATGGAGATGCTTATGAAGACAGAGAAGAAACACTTCTCGAACAAGAACTAGATACAGACAACACATTACTATCAGTATTTCATCAAGACAACCATCTTCCTAG GAATGTCTCCCCTGCAGCTGTGACTGAGGATACCATAACAGAGAAACTTCAGCAGCAAGAATCACGCCAGGCAGAATTAAACCACTATGTGAAAATG CTTCTGCAAAGATCACCTGCAGATCAACCCTATAAG CAGGAAAAAGATCACCTCCCTAATGGACTTAGGCTGATCCCTTCATCCAGTGATGTGCAAG ATGGTCAGTTTGAGCAACGACATCTGATGTCCTCATACCACCATTCATCCAAAGACTCAAGTTCACATTCCTATCAG GAAGTTAAACATAAAGCACACCCACCACAAGCTGCCTTCACAAAAACCACAGTCACACCAGGTACACGTAGCATTCCAAGCCAAGCCAGAGAAGATGTTGGTATTACAAGTCAG GTACCATTCCATGCACCACACACTCGAATAGGTCAAGTTGCACCTCACACACCACCCCGGAGAGAACGAGACAGTGATGACCATCCTCCTCTCCCAGGAGCATTAACTCCTCACCAAGTTGGTCAGCTGTCTAGAATGCTTGGACTATTTTCAGAACCTGGTCAGCCACAGATTACAGCTGAACAACTCTTTGCTTACCTCAGAAGAGTGCAGAACAA CAACCCACTGGGTAACAGCCTCACAACATCAGCAGCATCAAGCCCAGTCAGTACCAAGGCCCACAGCACACATGAGCACCATGTACCGGGACATAGTGTAGGGAATTCTCCTTCCCAGGCTCTGCCAAAACAACACATGATAGCCAACAAGGCTAGAAGAAGTCTGGACACTAACTCTCACAAGAGACAG
- the LOC131794850 gene encoding early endosome antigen 1 isoform X2: MEYSPQSTASSIPFDSTTTLTMSMADELKSQHRQLFNPVTPDVSPPAQTSNGGFPIRGKETGSVLEVSNMTNADIQEMEQVREHLQLMLQNCKGFTDQSDYEQTPRTTTDCETQENEGDKESTISVETTSLLQRLLPNSSPLSEIQVHFQTPEQGALSHDQHTRQMVSFASDRRLNAIPTSKVTNEKTLLSENSLLRDQVEKERFRRKHCEQQIQELHRKLLEAQQQLAVAVSAERKKDAMIEQLDKTLAKVVDGWKKHESEKVAIINQLKIEQETAEQSQQRQQEMLLQFEKELAQAVEALTKEQEKAAQAEREKQSQLKQQKEERNKLLECLSNEKEAVSQMEQEKIQLRKEKEEAEEKYVQTDEALKEHKRILEELQSKFSSLEAEHNDSMAMEKEKLRKEIQNTKDSQVVLASVQKEVQHLEMELDASNREKESLKMELRLMEAKHEANRTKEETERQAELEREMTQRLEEIHDQMSKTESELRESHRKQLLEMSKKHKEELEQQLGKFHEELKKKEIKVKSTTDEYEERISTFQEKMASLSNSRLYLEKERQMLSVRLQQMMQSHCEEAIKLLNSSRTSLSPLSGTQQLVHNQSSFAKNVKESNSDWEKDTGYQPGKGPITAALFQSSQVHQHQQKIPDEISANYVTPKLAHNISHESSQTDSGMYSKSYLSNNGDMVRHGMLSHDQSANPDFFPLHTVNDDRTVIEGQSVINGDAYEDREETLLEQELDTDNTLLSVFHQDNHLPRNVSPAAVTEDTITEKLQQQESRQAELNHYVKMLLQRSPADQPYKEKDHLPNGLRLIPSSSDVQDRYSNSSSEVISPIHSDGQFEQRHLMSSYHHSSKDSSSHSYQEVKHKAHPPQAAFTKTTVTPGTRSIPSQAREDVGITSQVPFHAPHTRIGQVAPHTPPRRERDSDDHPPLPGALTPHQVGQLSRMLGLFSEPGQPQITAEQLFAYLRRVQNNNPLGNSLTTSAASSPVSTKAHSTHEHHVPGHSVGNSPSQALPKQHMIANKARRSLDTNSHKRQGPSVSGLPINPPGSQVTKSAEQPGLTRTHKQPVRQVSSLVGPSLRNPAGVQDGTKSAAKVGLQSREPKAKSAATKQTKISAWR, encoded by the exons ATGGAATACAGTCCTCAGTCCACAGCATCGTCTATTCCATTTGACTCCACCACAACACTCACCATGTCAATGGCAGATGAGCTTAAATCTCAACACAGGCAACTATTTAATCCTGTCACACCTGACGTTTCACCACCCGCACAGACTAGTAATGGGGGATTCCCTATAAGGGGTAAAGAAACAGGG TCAGTGTTAGAGGTAAGCAATATGACAAATGCAGATATTCAGGAAATGGAGCAAGTGAGAGAACACCTGCAACTGATGCTGCAGAACTGTAAAGGATTCACAGATCAAAGTGATTATGAACAAACTCCAAGAACAACTACAG actgtgaaacacaagaaaatgaagggGACAAAGAGTCTACTATAAGTGTGGAAACAACATCCTTGTTGCAGAGACTTCTTCCAAATTCTTCCCCTCTCTCTGAAATTCAG GTTCATTTTCAAACTCCTGAGCAAGGCGCATTATCTCATGATCAACATACCAGGCAGATGGTGTCATTTGCCAGTGACAGAAGGTTAAATGCAATTCCTACCAGTAAAGTCACCAATGAGAAAACACTTCTGTCTGAAAATTCCCTGCTTAGAGATCAGGTGGAGAAAGAGAGGTTTAGGAGAAAG CACTGTGAACAACAAATACAGGAACTTCATAGGAAG CTACTGGAAGCTCAGCAGCAGCTGGCTGTTGCAGTGTCcgctgagagaaaaaaagatgctATGATTGAACAACTTGACAAG ACTTTAGCTAAAGTTGTGGATGGCTGGAAAAAACATGAAAGTGAGAAGGTAGCCATTATCAACCAACTGAAAATAGAACAGGAAACTGCAGAGCAGTCTCAGCAAAGACAACAGgag ATGTTGCTCCAGTTTGAGAAAGAGCTGGCACAAGCTGTGGAGGCTTTGACTAAAGAACAGGAAAAAGCAGCTCAggctgaaagagaaaaacaatcacAG CTCAAGCAACAAAAGGAGGAAAGAAACAAGTTACTAGAATGCctgtcaaatgaaaaagaagctGTGTCACAAATGGAACAGGAGAAAATTCAactcagaaaagaaaaagaagaagctgAAGAGAAATATGTTCAGACAGATGAGGCTTTGAAGGAG caCAAAAGAATCCTTGAAGAACTTCAATCAAAATTCAGCAGCCTGGAAGCAGAACATAATGATTCAATGGCCATGGAGAAG GAAAAGCTACGCAAGGAAATACAGAATACCAAG GATAGTCAAGTTGTCCTCGCCTCAGTTCAGAAAGAAGTACAGCATCTTGAGATGGAGCTTGATGCAAGTAACAGAGAAAAG gAGAGTTTGAAGATGGAGTTACGTTTGATGGAAGCCAAACATGAAGCAAATAGAACCAAAGAAGAGACTGAAAGGCAAGCTGAACTGGAAAGAGAG ATGACTCAGCGGCTGGAAGAGATTCATGATCAAATGTCAAAAACAGAATCAGAATTAAGGGAATCACACAGAAAACAG CTTCTGGAGATGAGCAAGAAACACAAAGAAGAACTTGAACAGCAGTTGGGAAAATTTCATGAG gagttgaaaaaaaaggaaatcaaggTGAAGTCTACTACTGATGAATATGAAGAAAg AATCAGTACTTTCCAAGAAAAGATGGCTTCTCTCTCAAACTCAAGGCTTTACTTGGAGAAAGAAAG ACAGATGCTGTCTGTGCGTCTACAGCAGATGATGCAGTCTCACTGTGAGGAAGCCATCAAGCTGTTGAATTCCAGTAGAACTTCATTGTCCCCTCTGTCTGGAACACAACAG ctTGTACACAATCAAAGCTCCTTTGCGAAGAATGTCAAGGAGTCAAACTCTGACTGGGAAAAAGACACAGGCTACCAGCCTGGTAAAGGACCAATCACAGCAGCTCTGTTTCAATCTTCACAAGTACATCAACACCAGCAGAAGATACCTGATGAAATCTCAGCAAATTATGTAACACCTAAATTAGCACATAATATCAGCCATGAAAGTTCTCAGACTGATAGTGGCATGTACTCAAAGAGTTATCTTAGCAACAATGGAGACATGGTTAGGCATGGGATGCTATCACATGACCAGTCTGCAAATCCAGACTTTTTTCCTCTTCACACTGTCAATGATGACAGGACTGTTATTGAGGGACAG TCTGTGATCAATGGAGATGCTTATGAAGACAGAGAAGAAACACTTCTCGAACAAGAACTAGATACAGACAACACATTACTATCAGTATTTCATCAAGACAACCATCTTCCTAG GAATGTCTCCCCTGCAGCTGTGACTGAGGATACCATAACAGAGAAACTTCAGCAGCAAGAATCACGCCAGGCAGAATTAAACCACTATGTGAAAATG CTTCTGCAAAGATCACCTGCAGATCAACCCTATAAG GAAAAAGATCACCTCCCTAATGGACTTAGGCTGATCCCTTCATCCAGTGATGTGCAAG ACAGATACTCTAACTCTTCCTCAGAAGTAATTTCTCCCATTCATTCAGATGGTCAGTTTGAGCAACGACATCTGATGTCCTCATACCACCATTCATCCAAAGACTCAAGTTCACATTCCTATCAG GAAGTTAAACATAAAGCACACCCACCACAAGCTGCCTTCACAAAAACCACAGTCACACCAGGTACACGTAGCATTCCAAGCCAAGCCAGAGAAGATGTTGGTATTACAAGTCAG GTACCATTCCATGCACCACACACTCGAATAGGTCAAGTTGCACCTCACACACCACCCCGGAGAGAACGAGACAGTGATGACCATCCTCCTCTCCCAGGAGCATTAACTCCTCACCAAGTTGGTCAGCTGTCTAGAATGCTTGGACTATTTTCAGAACCTGGTCAGCCACAGATTACAGCTGAACAACTCTTTGCTTACCTCAGAAGAGTGCAGAACAA CAACCCACTGGGTAACAGCCTCACAACATCAGCAGCATCAAGCCCAGTCAGTACCAAGGCCCACAGCACACATGAGCACCATGTACCGGGACATAGTGTAGGGAATTCTCCTTCCCAGGCTCTGCCAAAACAACACATGATAGCCAACAAGGCTAGAAGAAGTCTGGACACTAACTCTCACAAGAGACAG
- the LOC131778878 gene encoding protein MIS12 homolog, producing the protein MEIDFGKKSTEYDYETQFFGFTPESFVDGVYNAVNDYVGDCIQELENVIKSEPSVSCDVSEETLHRESEKMIKGFYKSIDAAFDRFEVYVKNNIFKIPANILLPEDKVHHKHQCTVEDEKQIDEELKELERKIKAAKYVNAALRQEVKDLDSAQEQLDNFENHIDAVQKAFEGNGGVKQSLTTTHEKAIKLYDLIADGLHAGTFHVQEKSDQRSSTESKQKKIKLG; encoded by the exons ATGGAGATTGATTTTGGTAAAAAGAGCACAGAATACGATTACGAAACTCAGTTCTTCGGGTTTACCCCTGAATCTTTCGTAGATGGAG TTTACAATGCTGTGAACGACTATGTTGGTGACTGCATTCAAGAGTTGGAAAATGTTATCAAAAGTGAG CCCTCAGTGTCATGTGATGTATCAGAGGAAACGCTTCACAGG GAGAGCGAGAAAATGATCAAAGGTTTTTATAAAAGTATTGATGCAGCTTTTGACAGATTTGAG GTTTAtgtaaaaaataacatcttCAAAATTCCTGCCAATATTCTTTTACCAGAAGACAAG GTACATCACAAACACCAATGTACAGTAGAGGATGAAAAGCAGATTGATGAAGAGCTTAaagaacttgaaagaaaaatcaaagca GCAAAGTATGTGAATGCAGCTTTGAGACAGGAAGTTAAAGATTTGGACAGTGCTCAAGAACAG CTTGACAACTTTGAAAACCACATAGACGCTGTACAAAAGGCATTTGAAGGCAATGGAG GTGTAAAACAAAGCTTGACAACAACTCACGAGAAAGCAATCAAACTCTATGATTTAATAGCAGATGGACTCCATGCTGGGACTTTTCATGTTCAG gaaaaatcTGATCAAAGATCTTCAACAGaaagcaaacagaaaaaaatcaaattaggATAA